The following nucleotide sequence is from Harmonia axyridis chromosome 5, icHarAxyr1.1, whole genome shotgun sequence.
ACAAAGAATATGGAAAAATGATCTGATAAAGCGAAGACCTTTAGGCCTATTTGCATTTTTAAAGAACTTCCGCCAGGGAACAAATAGGTATACGTGTGGTCCATGCTGGGAGGGTTTTTTCATTGCCTTTTGTTTTAGGGAGATGACATCCTGTAATTTCATCTCTTCCTTGAGATCTATGAGGAAGAGCAATATTGGTGGTTCCACTAGGCCAGGTGTTCTTTATCACTTTGAACCCACAAAGAACTATTTCGTCCCTAAAGTATCAGAAAATAAAACGTTGAAAGGCATAAGAGAGCCGCACTAAAAATCCTTACACATTCGGAGCTGATTAGCTaatcgatcttgggaattttcaatgttataaaGGGTATATacctttaagttggcattactgttcaagatggcgaccgatttaacagctgtcaagtgatttattctcagtttggtttggcaattcatgaataacgcttgcaaatagtgcaattttatttcgaaaataatggttctgtgcggaatacgtatcgcgcactacgtccattttattttgtttagcgatgaagcgcacttctgattgaatggctacgtcaacaaacaaaactgccgcatttggagtgaagctaatcctcaaatgtatgtcgaaacaccgttacatccagaaaaactgactgtttggtgcgcttcatgggctggtggaatcattggtccgtacttcttcaaaaacgatgatggccagaacgttacagtcaatggtgatcgtaatagagcaatgattactaacttttcctttcctgaattgaacaaccatgatgtccaggagctgtggttccaacaagacggcgcaacatgtcacacagctcgtgccacaatcgatttattgaaagacacgtttggtgaccgcctaatttcacgttttggacctgtgaattggcctagACTGCTTTCGTttgggctatgtagagtcattggtcaaTGCGGATAGGCCACaagcccttgaccatttggtagacaacattcgccgtgatattgccgatatacggccacaaatgttggaaaaagtcatagaaaattggacgtccagattagactacatccgagcaagccgtggcggtcatatgccagaaatcatatttaaaatgtaatgccacaagattatcttgcggataaataaaattcatgtctatcgaataatccatcgttgttttattgcaatttaaaattctatagcctTTATGAGAAAATTCGAGAGATAAAATTCTTCCTTGAAGCACTTAGAAATAATGTAGCCAAATAACAAAAATGAATAAGAATAGCTCTCGCCATGTATGTAACATTCTATGGTATGTTTGGTAATTTAGGAATAACACTAGTTTGGTATTttgtaatattcatttataccttttttaaACACTCAATTACGCAAGCTATAGAAAACTTCTTTCAGAGTTTGCGAAAATACATTATTGTTTCTACCACTATGTCGAAGAGCTCATTATAAAACTTTTTAATATGTAACCACTTCCTTTGACTTAAATAAAGCACTAAATAAACATTTTCTGTCATAGTAGTTCTTTCACTTGAAATTTTAACTTACTACGATAAGGTAAGTTCCTAATAGCTGTTACAAtctctgaattttttataacaATAATTAAATAGAGCACTATAGGCAGTAACAATCTTCATTCAGATCTTGGAGATTTGAAATCGATGCATCAAAGAAAATTGTGAAGTAAATTCTTAGAACggtaattcaaaaaactcacAGCCAACTATTTTCAAACTTTTTAAAACCAAATTTTCATTGTTAAAACACAACTATGAAATTGTAGGCTCTAATGTGTATTATGTAAGATGCAAGTAAATTAAACTGACGATTTCTCACCTAACCCACGCATATACGAACATAAATTTCACATATACATTATTGATTACCACAAATAATGACACTTCTTCAAAGAAGGAAAACAAATAAAGTCCATAGGTATCAAAGTTCATCTATTTCAAGAAGGAAAATCGTTGGAAAAATCAGTAAGTTCTTCAGAAGtcagcattatttcttaaaaaaacaTCCACAGAAAGATTGCATGAAAAATCGACTTGTATTACATTGTCTTGGGACATCCAGTTATCAGGGTTAGTCATTAGACTCATTTTCCATTATCTAGTGCATATTTCTAATGGCAATTCACCTTTCATCCCCTTCTCTGCCTCATAAATAAATCGATAAACAATCGTGTCACCCGGTAGGTATATGAATATCAGCTGGAAGCTCAACACCGGTAGAAAATCGTCCAATGGTTACTGCCAGTCAACTGAGTAGTATTCAGAAATAACATATAGGTAATCAGAAAATCAAAGGAGTCGTTCATATAATAATCAACACTGAGAAAAatagctccaaaaaaaaaattacactgaATTAGATCCAACACAATTTCAGGCATACCTTTTAGGTTTCCAACGCCTTTTCAGGACTCCCAACATCTGGATAAGTTATTCAAAAACTGTGATCATTAGCATTGGAACAAACTGATTCGAACATTAAATTCACTTCTTTTCTTCCAAATAGATTATTTACATTGTCACTGCACGAAAAACTACACTACACAGGCAGATTCGATCAACTTTCCCGTATGATTTGTTTATAAAATTCGTAATTATCTATAGAAGCCGGAGTGCTTAATTCACTATTGATGCGAAATGATTATAAACACAATTATCATCTGAATACCGTTCAATTCCAATTCTGTTTTACGCCGATACGTCTAAATCCAAAAGCGTTCTGACTACAAGACCGATCTAGCAGCCTGGCAGCCTGGTTGGCAAGGTGAAATTGACGTGATGAGAAAGAGAAGgaacaaaaataaacaacgaaaTGTCCCGGTCACGTGATCGATTCCATTGATGCGTGTGAGATGATCAACGCTGCCggttcattcaataattctcTCGTATGAAGACCtaatataaaattaattgagaattcCTATTTTCATTACCAAACTTCTCAGGAGAGATAGCGAGAAAATTGCATTAGCAACTTCAATAAGTGGTATATCGACGAAATTGATTACGCAGTAGAATTGGATCAATTTTTAAATCTCTTTTGTacttaaaaatcataaaatttaaGTATAGAGGAGTGCTTTAATGCGTAATTAACTTTTCGTGATAACTGCAAacgaaatattcaacaaaatagtTTCGATAATCGACAGTAGAAAGCTAATATTTttaaatacaataataaataaatcgttAGATATATATTCCGAACATGTAAGATTATATATTGCTTATTTATCATAGATATTTACGTTAAATTCAGGTATTCCTCCCAAAATCAAATGGACTAATGGAGCTGCTTCgtaaacaagaaataataagatCTAATTAATTATAATGTATACAAATGAGTAATATTTATaatgaaactgaaatttttgtAGAAGTAACAGAGGATTACAGAAATTAACTGCATTCTGTAGGTATATCATGAAGAAAATCTGAATTAAGAAAAAATGATCTGGCAACATGGATTGGAGCCATCGTTGTTAAGATTGGTAATATTAACCTCACTTTTGTAATTCAGGAATGATTTTTAAGCATGCTCTACTAATAACAAATTATCTTCAGATaaacaattcattgaaaaattaatatctcACAAATAGATTTATACAATTCATAATGCAGAGATATCTTATAAACTTTTCTTACATTGGAACGTTCTTCAGGTATAAGacaaaaattatatcgaatgGAAATTGATATAGGTACATAcataaacattttcaattaaagGGGTTTCCAAAGACAAGTGACTGGTGTCCTTCCTAGGCAGGACGATCCTTCAACTATCCAGGGATATTTGGAAATGGCTTTACAAAGAATAGGTGCGAAAAATATGCCTTTTATAGTTGGATCCAGCAGGTTTGTCTTTCAATCTAGATTTTTCAATACCTAGTTTTATCAAATTTCTCTTTTAGAACTGACTCAGGAGTCCATGCCTTGAATTCTTCATGTCATGTCGATCTTGAAAGTCCAAACGGAGTACCTTTTGAGCCAAGATATGTTACATCCTCTATGAATAAGTTACTTTTTGGATGGGATGTTccgattaaaataataaatgttcATGCAGTTCCTGATACATTTCATTGTAGACATAATGCAATTAAACGAACCTATTTATATAAATTAATAGTAATAGAACCTGAAGTTCTCACAACACATCCTTTATTGCAACACATACCCATAGAACTGGCTAATAGAGCCTGGTTTCCTACGTAAGTTAATTACAAAGCATATTTGATGAACTGCTCCTAAGCTTTTTATTTTAGATGCtctgaatttgatgaaaactATATGAGAGAAACTGCTAAATTATTTCTTGGGTATCATGACTTCAAATCATTCTCGGGTGCCGATAGAAATTCTCAATcttatagaaaaaataaaattactaGAAGAACTATAACAAAATTATCGATTGACGAGTCACCTATGAATTTGTATAGTTTTTACAGTCTGCCGACTCATGGTTTAAACAAACAAGCAAAATACAAGAGTTATGATATTTGCATAGAATCTTCTGGATTTTTGTATAATCAGGTATGTAATTCATTTTTCCCGCCAAATGAACCGGAAACAAATAGTTCAGAGGACGCGTGCGTCAAATGTTCAGCAGGTAGCTCAATatagaaaaacaaattattgaattaaatcatATGTATTCAATTCAAACTTCTAAAAATTAAATTCGAGTTCAATAATTCCGTCACTATATAGTAATTATTTAATTAAGTTATTCGTTGATAAAGCTTTAATCTAAGTTTAAATGTTATTATTAGTTTCATAATGTTGGCAACAATGTTGAAGAAGCGTCACTTTTCACTTTAACGATCATTTCTAG
It contains:
- the LOC123680032 gene encoding tRNA pseudouridine synthase-like 1 isoform X2; this translates as MQRYLINFSYIGTFFRGFQRQVTGVLPRQDDPSTIQGYLEMALQRIGAKNMPFIVGSSRTDSGVHALNSSCHVDLESPNGVPFEPRYVTSSMNKLLFGWDVPIKIINVHAVPDTFHCRHNAIKRTYLYKLIVIEPEVLTTHPLLQHIPIELANRAWFPTCSEFDENYMRETAKLFLGYHDFKSFSGADRNSQSYRKNKITRRTITKLSIDESPMNLYSFYSLPTHGLNKQAKYKSYDICIESSGFLYNQVRRTVGCLVAAAQGKISVRDIKFMLEIPSRQSWDPRIRTAPAYGLYLCQVHYNQSDIETFKEFLQDQDGRV